GGCGTCAGGGAGTCCTCCTGTGAGCGGCTGTGCTGCGGCGGTGGCAGTCGCCGTTGCGAGCGCAAGGAAGAGCAGAATCAAGGTTTTGGGCGAAAATAACTTCTCGTGCTTTTCGTGTGGATTCATGGTTGTCACCTCGTTTTAATTGGGATCAACCTCAAACCTCGGCACGGATACCAAAACTGAGCAAGCTGCGCTCATAGTCCTGGTTGTCCGCGTCCGAATGGCGCGCGCTCCACCGGTAATCGGTGTAAAGACGCGCTCCCACCCTGCCGGGGATGAGGTAGTCAACTCCCACCTTGGGTTCCCAAAGGAAATCCAGGCGGCCGTTGGAATAGTGATGGAAAGCCGACGCGCCGGCGAGTGTTCCCGTAATCCTCTCGCTGAGCTTCCTTCTCCAGCCCACTTCGAGATCCGTGCGCGTAATAAAGCTGTTGTTGACCGTGACCGATTCCACGGGTTCACGCTTCGTGGAGGCGTAGAACCGGGAAATTTCCGAACGGCGGTATTCGATGTCCGCGCGCCACACGGGGCCCGTGAAGTCATCGCGCAGATCAGAATCGTAATTGCGGACTTGCCAGCCGCCCCAAACCTGATAGGTCACCAGGTCGCCTTGCCCGAGGAAGCCGCGCAGCCCCAGCGAAATCTGATGCGCGTCGCCGTTGCGATCTTCGATCTTGTTGTAATTGATGTTCGTGAGCTGGTATTCGACGAGCGCCTGCGTACGATCCCCCACGTTCACGCCGATCCTGGGCGAAATCCGCAGTTCGTACCGGTCGAAGACCTGGTTGGCTTCGTCGTCGAATTCGAGGTTGTAATGGCTGACTTCGGTTTCGGAGAACATCTGGCCGAAAGGAATAGTCAGCACGCCGTCGAGATAATTCTCGTAGCGTTCCGTGCGGGCCGTCAATTCGCTGTTGGACCGGTCCACGGTATCGCGGAACTCTTCATGAAGGTCCAAGCTGAAATTGTTGAAGTTGAACTGTCCGCCGCCCTGGAAGACCCAGTCGGTGTGGTTTTCGCTCGAATTCT
This Verrucomicrobiia bacterium DNA region includes the following protein-coding sequences:
- a CDS encoding outer membrane beta-barrel protein is translated as MSNFFRSLIALAIVGLWSSTMALAVYAPEPQSGGRFFKSKGTKSAEEYRYLGRTGLRPEDYYDSPGLTYEGVRLKPYVGYSGDWDTNVFLTERDRSQDYINRLNWGTDVEVPLDAQKHLLYGGVHSESEWFAKNSSENHTDWVFQGGGQFNFNNFSLDLHEEFRDTVDRSNSELTARTERYENYLDGVLTIPFGQMFSETEVSHYNLEFDDEANQVFDRYELRISPRIGVNVGDRTQALVEYQLTNINYNKIEDRNGDAHQISLGLRGFLGQGDLVTYQVWGGWQVRNYDSDLRDDFTGPVWRADIEYRRSEISRFYASTKREPVESVTVNNSFITRTDLEVGWRRKLSERITGTLAGASAFHHYSNGRLDFLWEPKVGVDYLIPGRVGARLYTDYRWSARHSDADNQDYERSLLSFGIRAEV